The DNA sequence CGTGTACGGTCCAAACATCGGCTCGTTACTCGAAATTGAAGTGACCGCACGCAAGGTGGAAGGCATTCGCCGCGGCACGGTAAACACGACTGGCGCTGTCGACGAAGAGACGCTCGGCGAAGGGCGCGGTGGGCGTTCTTTGCGGCGCAAAAGCCTTGCCCGCTCCTCAGTCGACAACGTCTTAACGATTCTCGAACGGCTGGGAGTCGAACCGTACCGCTACGATCTGCACATCAATTTTCCTGGCGGAATGCCTGTCGACGGGCCGTCCGCCGGCATTGCGATGGCGACCGCTATATATTCGGCTATTAAGCAGGTGCCGATTGACAACGAAGTGGCGATGACCGGTGAAATCAGTATTCACGGGCGGGTTAAACCGATTGGCGGCGTCGTAGCGAAAGTGAACGCGGCGCTGCAGGCGGGGGCGCGCAAGGTGATTATTCCGGAAGACAACTGGCAGAGCATTTTCAAGGAAATCAAGGGCATCGAGGTCGTCCCTGTCACACAGATCGAACAAGTGTTACAGCAGGCACTCGTGACGGAAGAAAAAAGTGAGCGACAGCCGAAAGGCGCTTTGGAGCCGACCGATATTTTGACGGCTTCCCCGGCGACGCGGCAATTGTAGGATGGTGGGGGCGGAATGAATGCATTCGCCCCGCCCTTATGTAGCGGAAGCGCGAAACTCCCTCTGATGTATCTCAGGAAGTAACGTATGAAGGATGAATGGTAAATAAAAGGTTCTCTGCAGTTGGACAAAGTAGATCGTTTAAGATAAAATTTACGGAGTATTAATGTGTCGTGATTCATACGTTCTTTTGCCTTTTTTTCAGTCTTTAGTCATTATGTCGTATGTATTAGGCGGAGGTGCCCATCGATGGGGATGAAGAAAACGGAAAGAATGTTGCCTTTGCTTCCGTTGAGAGGATTAATTGTTTATCCCGGTTCAGTATTACATCTAGACGTCGGCCGCGAAAAATCGATTAAAGCGTTAGATCGCGCGATGTTAGAAGATAACGAATTATTGCTTGCGACTCAAGAAGAGGTAAACATCGAAGAGCCACAGGCCGAGCAAATATATAAAATGGGCACTGTCGCTAAAGTTAGGCAAATGTTGAAGTTGCCGAATGGCACGATGCGCGTACTCGTCGAAGGAATCGCACGCGGAAAACTCGTTGAGTTCGTGCAGTCAGACGAGTTTTTCCTCGTAAAAGTGGAGCAACTGGAAATTAGCGTGAAGGAAACGCCAGAAATCGAAGCGATGATGCGTGCGGCGTTAGAGCAGTTTGAGCAGTACATTAAAATGACGAAAAAATTGACGCCAGAGACGTTAATGACAGTGCAAGACATTGACGAACCGGGGCGGTTAACGGATTTAATTACGTCGCACTTACCGCTGAAACTGAAAGATAAACAACAAATATTAGAAGTCGTCGACGTGAAAAAGCGGCTGCAGACGTTACTCAATCTGTTGAGCGACGAACGGGAAGTCCTCGAACTAGAACGGAAAATTAGTTTGCGCGTCAAAAAGCAAATGGAAAAAACACAGAAAGAGTATTACTTGCGCGAACAAATGAAAGCCATTCAACGCGAATTGGGGGAAAAAGAAGGCCGAGCCGGGGAAATCGAGGAACTGCGGGAAAGACTCGTGCAATCGATGGCCCCTGACGCTGTGATTGAAAAGGCGGAAAAAGAAATTGATCGTCTCGAAAAAATGCCATCTACGTCGGCCGAAGGTAGCGTCATTCGTACGTACGTCGAGTGGTTGTTAGATTTACCGTGGACAGAAGAAACGGAAGATCAACTTAACATTAAACGAGCGGAAAAAGTGCTCGACGATGACCATTACGGGTTAGAAAAAGTAAAGGAACGCGTTTTAGAATATTTGGCCGTACAACAAATGGTACAAAAGTTAAAAGGCCCGATTTTGTGTCTCGTAGGCCCACCTGGCGTCGGTAAAACATCACTTGCGCGCTCGATCGCCCGCGCCCTTGGGCGGAAATTTGTCCGCATTTCCTTAGGCGGCGTGCGCGATGAAGCGGAAATTCGCGGGCACCGGCGCACGTACGTCGGGGCAATGCCGGGGCGCATCGTGCAAGGGATGAAAACAGTGGGTAGTGTGAACCCGGTGTTTCTGTTAGACGAAATCGACAAGATGGCGATGGATTTTCGCGGTGACCCGGCATCGGCGTTGTTAGAAGTGCTCGATCCGGAGCAAAACCATTCGTTCAGCGACCATTACATTGAACTGCCTTACGATTTATCGAAAGTGATGTTTGTTACGACGGCTAACGTGGCCCACAACATCCCGCGGCCGCTGTTAGACCGGATGGAAATGCTGTACATTCCAGGTTATACAGAGCAAGAGAAATTACGCATAGCGCAAGGGTATTTGTTTCCGCGCCAGCTGAAGGAACACGGGCTAACGAAAGATAAAATGCAGTTACAAGAAGAGGCGCTCCTAAAAATTATCCGCCTGTATACGCGTGAAGCGGGTGTACGCAACTTGGAGCGGACAATTGCCGCGCTGTGCCGCAAAGCGGCAAAAATACTTGTTTCTGGCGACAAAAAGCGTGTCATCGTCACGCCTAAAAACTTGGCCACTTTTTTGGGGCCGGAAAAATATCGCTACGGGATGGCGGAAGAGGAAGATCAAATCGGCGTGGCGACAGGGCTCGCTTGGACCGAAGTCGGCGGGGATACGCTGTCGATCGAAGTATCCGTCCTACCGGGTAAAGGAAAGCTCATCCTTACCGGTTCGCTCGGTGACGTGATGAAAGAATCGGCTCACGCGGCGTTCAGTTACATTCGCTCGCGGTCGCAATCGCTCAACATCGATCCGGAATTTAACGAGAAAAACGATATTCACATTCACGTACCGCAAGGCGCGATCCCGAAAGACGGACCGTCGGCGGGAATCACGATGGCGACGGCGCTCATTTCCGCCTTGACAGGCCGTTCGGTGTCTCGTGAGGTAGCGATGACCGGCGAAGTGACGCTGCGCGGACGCGTACTGCCGATCGGCGGGTTGAAGGAGAAATCGCTAGCGGCACACCGCGCGGGGATAAAGACTGTGCTGTTTCCGAAGGAAAACGTAAAAGATTTGGATGACATTCCGGAAAGTGTGCGGAACGACTTAAGGTTTGTCCCGGTCGAACATATGGATACGGTTCTTGAGCACGCGCTCACCGGTGCGAAAACAGAAGCGGGCGCCCGAGGGGATGCGGAACCGTCACAGACAGACGAACAGCTGGTGCAAACCAATGCCGTGCACATGACGATCGAAGAGAACGAACAAATAAACGAGCAACCTAATTAGCAGGTAAACGTTGATGACATAAAGTGCGGGGCGAATGACGATGAAAATAAAAGCAGCCGAAATTGTAATTAGTGCCGTGGGACCGAAAGATTACCCGCAGGGCGCCTGGCCGGAGATTGCGTTGGCCGGGCGTTCCAATGTCGGTAAATCTTCGCTCATTAACTGTATGCTCGGGCGTCGCAAGCTCGCGCGCACGAGTGCGACACCCGGTAAGACGCAGACGTTGAACTTTTATTTAATTAATGATGCCTTCTATTTTGTCGACTTACCAGGATACGGCTATGCGAAAGTGTCAAAGCAGACGAAAGCTGCTTGGGGGAAAATGATCGAACGGTATTTAATCGAGCGTCCGCAGCTTAAGTGCGTCGTACAAGTGGTCGATTTCCGCCACCCGCCTTCAAAAGACGATATTCAAATGTACGAGTGGCTCACACACTTTGGCCTGCCGACAGTCGTCGTCGCGACAAAAATCGATAAAATATCCCGCAGTCGGCGGCAAAAACATGTGCGGAACATTACTGACACACTGCACATCACAGGTGAGGATCCGTTTGTGCTATTCTCTTCCGAAACGGGCGAGGGGAAAGAGACGCTGTGGCAAACGTTGACGCCGTTTATCACTTAAACGACGAGATAAATACTGTGGCTATACGATAAGGGTATCTGATATAGGCATGAGAGGAAAGCCGCGGTCATAGTGTAAAAAACGACAATAGCGTGTAGATCTAATGGGAAGGTGAACAGGTTGGCACAAAAAAAGCGAATCGCTGTCCTCTTCGGGGGACGCTCCGGCGAACACGAAGTATCTTTACTTTCCGCGCGTTCAGTCATCGAATCGCTCAACCCTGATATGTTTGACATTATTCCGATTGCCATTACGCGGGAAGGCGAGTGGAAGAGTAACCGTGAGGCAGTAGCGCTCCTCGGAGAAGGGTTCGATGCTGAGAAGTTATCACTTCAGACGGCGGATGTCGCATCCGTAAGTGACTCTGATGCAGCTGACGGGGGCACTACGACGGCTTCCCCCGCAAATAAGGCTACGACGGCTTCCCCTGCAAATAAGGCTACCACGGCTGACGCTGCGGCGACCACTGCTGGGGGCGGTGGCGTTCCTTTAACGGGCTCGGCGCAAGGACTAGCGTTCATGGCCGGACAAAAACCGGATGTCGTTTTTCCGGTGTTACACGGGACGTACGGGGAGGACGGCACCGTCCAAGGCATGCTAGAAATGGCGGACATCCCGTATGTCGGGGCAGGTGTACTCGCGTCAGCTGTCGGCATGGACAAGGTGATGATGAAGCGCCTGTTCGCGGAGGCGGGATTACCGCAAGGCGATTTCACTGCCGTCATCAGGCGGAATTGGGAACGGGATCCGAACGGAGTCATCGCTGCCATTGAGCGGCAGTTTACGTATCCCGTCTTCGTTAAACCGGCGAACCTCGGCTCGAGTGTCGGCATTTCTAAAGCGAAGGACCGCGAGTCGCTCACCGCAGCAATCAATCTCGCTTGCCGTTACGACCGCAAGATCGTCGTCGAACAGTTTATTCCGGCGCGTGAAGTAGAAGTCGCCGTTCTCGGTAACGACAACCCGGAAGCGTCCGTACCCGGTGAAATTATGTCGTCCAACGAATTTTACGATTATCGGGCGAAGTATATCGATGGCAAGTCAGTCTTACAAATTCCCGCCGATCTACCGGCGGAGACAGTCGAGCGCATCCGCGAGTATGCGATCACCGCCTTTCAGTCGATCGATTGCTCTGGACTCGCGCGCGTCGACTTTTTTGTACGGCGCGATACGGGAGAGGTACTACTTAACGAAATTAATACGATGCCAGGCTTTACCCCGTTTAGTATGTATGCGAAACTGTGGGAGCACTCAGGCTTAATTTATCGCGAATTGGTCGAGCGCCTTATCGCCCTCGCGTTCGAGCGATATGCCGAACAGGAAAAGAATGAAACGACGTTTGCCATACAATGACCGAAAGTTAATCCATAAAGAGTCGAAAACCCTGCCGAAAGCGGTAGGGTTTTTTCCGTTAGACAACACATTGTGATAAAAAGTTCGGCAGACTGTCACACATGGCTGACGAAAACTTTTCTATAATAGTTCGTAATAGATGTTTATTAACTCGCTAAACGTGAAGGTATGTCGCGATTAGGTTACATTAGACCTAACCGCGATATAGTCGTGCACGAGTGTCGTGAGTAAGAGAGGAATCATACGTTAGTCGTTGTACAAGGGAGAGGTATGTGTTATGGTGTAAACGGGTATTTATTTAACAAATATGTGTCGTTTGTTTAGAAAAGCGGAGAAAGTGAGGTTGCGATCATTTAATGAACAAGAATCGCCGTGCACGGTACGTCTTACTCATGCTGGCAATTATGGCGTTCGGCTTGGCTGGCTGTACTGTCCCTCAGTCGGTCTTTGATCCGAAAGGGCCGATGGCGCAAATTCCACTCGACTTGCTGTGGATGAGTGTATGGGTGATGACTTTCGTCACAGTTGTTGTCGCAGTCATCTTAGTTATTGTGTTGATCCGTTTCCGTACGCGCAAAGGGGAAGAGAACGTCATTCCCGAACAAACTGAGGGAAGCACAAAGTTGGAATTAGTATGGGTCGTCATCCCTGCAGTGCTGTTGACGATTCTCGCCATTCCGACGGTAAAGGCTGCTTACGAGATCGCTGAAGTACCGCAAGGATCGGACGTGTTACATGTCAAGGTCACAGGTAAACAGTACTGGTGGGAGTTTGAGTACCCTGAATTAGGAATCATTACCGCTAACGAAATGCACATTCCCGCCGGTGAAGATGTGAGGGTATCGCTCGAATCAACGGATGTCGTTCACTCATTCTGGGTGCCAAAATTAGCTGGTAAGCTGGATAACATACCGGGACAGACGAACTACATGAAGCTACACGCCTCGGAACCGGGTACATATTCGGGGCAATGTGCGGAACTGTGTGGTCCTTCCCACGCATTGATGGCGTTTCAAGTTGTTGCGCACAAGCCAGGAGATTTTGACAACTGGGTGGAAAAGATGAAAAACCCTGAGACGAAGCCGAAAACAGCTTTGGCTGAAGATGGGGAAAAAATCTTCGCCAAAAGTTGCGCGAGTTGCCACGCGATTGAAGGGACGGATTCAAAAGGCCGTATGGGTCCGGACTTGACGGGCTTCGGTAATCGCAAGCGACTGGCGGCACACATTATGGACAACAACCGCGAAAACTTGATTAAGTGGATTCAACAACCGCAAAAAATTAAGCCTGGCAATAAAATGCCGGATACCGGCATGAGTGACGAGCAAGCTGAAGCGCTCGCGGAGTATTTGGAAGGCTTAAAATGACGGTGACGAAAGAAAGGAGGGGGACCATTGTCCCAAGCTAGTTTACCAAAGGAATCAAATAAAACGGTCATCGAGCCGTTGAACTTGCAGAGAAAAACCGGATTTTGGGGTGCGTTGTGGGATTTGTTGACGACAGTCGACCACAAGAAGATCGGGATCATGTACTTCGTAACTGGGGCGTTTTTCTTTGCCGTAGCTGGGCTCGAAGCGTTTATTATCCGCTTGCAACTCATTGGGCCGAACTTGGAACTCGTCGCGGCGGACACGTTTAACCAGCTGTTTACTGGACACGGAACGAACATGATCTTCCTAGCGGCAATGCCGATGTTGCTCGGGCTAATGAACTATATTATGCCGCTACAAATCGGTGCGCGCGACGTGGCGTTTCCATCGATGAACGCCCTCGGGTACTGGTTGTATTTCTTCGGCGCGATCATCGTCAATATGAGTTGGTTTTTAGGCGGTGCACCTGAGGCGGGTTGGTTCGCTTACGCCCCCTTAACGTTGAACGAGTACCTCCCAGGACCAGGGATTGACTTTTACGATATTGGGCTACAAATTTCCGGTTTCGGGACACTGATGGGCGGTATTAACTTTCTCGTGACGATCATAAACATGCGCGCTCCGGGGATGACCTTTTTGCGCATGCCGCTGTTCTCGTGGACGACGTTCGTCACATCGGCGCTCATTTTGTTCGCGTTCCCACCGCTCACAGTTAACTTTTTCCTATTAATGTTCGATCGCCTGTTTGACGCACAGTTCTTCGACTTCACCGCGGGCGGAAACGTGCTCATTTGGCAGCACTTGTTCTGGATTTTTGGTCACCCGGAAGTGTACATTTTGGCTTTGCCGGCGTTCGGCATTATGTCCGAGGTGGTGGCCACCTTCTCCAAGAAACGGCTGTTCGGTTACAGTGCGATGATTTTGTCGACGATCGTCATCGGTTTCTTAGGGTTTATGGTTTGGGTGCACCACATGTTTACGGACGGATTAGGGCCTCTCGTTAACGCGATTTTCTCAGTCAGTTCAATGTTAATTGCGATTCCGACAGGGATTAAAGTGTTCAACTGGCTATTTACGATGTGGGGCGGTAAACTGAGGTTTACGACGTCGATGATGTTTGCCGTCGGTTTTATTCCGACATTCGTCATGGGCGGAGTGACCGGCATCATGCTCGCGATGGCGCCGGCAGACTATCAGTACCACGACAGTTACTTCGTCGTCGCCCACTTCCACTACGTCATT is a window from the Numidum massiliense genome containing:
- a CDS encoding D-alanine--D-alanine ligase family protein; translation: MNRLAQKKRIAVLFGGRSGEHEVSLLSARSVIESLNPDMFDIIPIAITREGEWKSNREAVALLGEGFDAEKLSLQTADVASVSDSDAADGGTTTASPANKATTASPANKATTADAAATTAGGGGVPLTGSAQGLAFMAGQKPDVVFPVLHGTYGEDGTVQGMLEMADIPYVGAGVLASAVGMDKVMMKRLFAEAGLPQGDFTAVIRRNWERDPNGVIAAIERQFTYPVFVKPANLGSSVGISKAKDRESLTAAINLACRYDRKIVVEQFIPAREVEVAVLGNDNPEASVPGEIMSSNEFYDYRAKYIDGKSVLQIPADLPAETVERIREYAITAFQSIDCSGLARVDFFVRRDTGEVLLNEINTMPGFTPFSMYAKLWEHSGLIYRELVERLIALAFERYAEQEKNETTFAIQ
- the ctaD gene encoding cytochrome c oxidase subunit I translates to MNLQRKTGFWGALWDLLTTVDHKKIGIMYFVTGAFFFAVAGLEAFIIRLQLIGPNLELVAADTFNQLFTGHGTNMIFLAAMPMLLGLMNYIMPLQIGARDVAFPSMNALGYWLYFFGAIIVNMSWFLGGAPEAGWFAYAPLTLNEYLPGPGIDFYDIGLQISGFGTLMGGINFLVTIINMRAPGMTFLRMPLFSWTTFVTSALILFAFPPLTVNFFLLMFDRLFDAQFFDFTAGGNVLIWQHLFWIFGHPEVYILALPAFGIMSEVVATFSKKRLFGYSAMILSTIVIGFLGFMVWVHHMFTDGLGPLVNAIFSVSSMLIAIPTGIKVFNWLFTMWGGKLRFTTSMMFAVGFIPTFVMGGVTGIMLAMAPADYQYHDSYFVVAHFHYVIIGATVLSLFAGFYYWYPKMFNRVLDERLGKWNFWFLFLGFHITFFPQHFLGLMGMPRRVWTYQDGMGFNFLNQLSTFGTFLITIGLLILIYNVIHTWRKGDPAPADPWDGRTLEWALPTPVPHYNFGRTPLVRGLDTLWIEKMAGNDKVTAAEPLKPIHMPSSTFKPFLFALGLAIAGVGAIFHRELTWGVAIVGLVFWLGVVIAYLLEEDEGYYVSTSEIEATEGGSKA
- the coxB gene encoding cytochrome c oxidase subunit II yields the protein MNKNRRARYVLLMLAIMAFGLAGCTVPQSVFDPKGPMAQIPLDLLWMSVWVMTFVTVVVAVILVIVLIRFRTRKGEENVIPEQTEGSTKLELVWVVIPAVLLTILAIPTVKAAYEIAEVPQGSDVLHVKVTGKQYWWEFEYPELGIITANEMHIPAGEDVRVSLESTDVVHSFWVPKLAGKLDNIPGQTNYMKLHASEPGTYSGQCAELCGPSHALMAFQVVAHKPGDFDNWVEKMKNPETKPKTALAEDGEKIFAKSCASCHAIEGTDSKGRMGPDLTGFGNRKRLAAHIMDNNRENLIKWIQQPQKIKPGNKMPDTGMSDEQAEALAEYLEGLK
- the lon gene encoding endopeptidase La; the protein is MGMKKTERMLPLLPLRGLIVYPGSVLHLDVGREKSIKALDRAMLEDNELLLATQEEVNIEEPQAEQIYKMGTVAKVRQMLKLPNGTMRVLVEGIARGKLVEFVQSDEFFLVKVEQLEISVKETPEIEAMMRAALEQFEQYIKMTKKLTPETLMTVQDIDEPGRLTDLITSHLPLKLKDKQQILEVVDVKKRLQTLLNLLSDEREVLELERKISLRVKKQMEKTQKEYYLREQMKAIQRELGEKEGRAGEIEELRERLVQSMAPDAVIEKAEKEIDRLEKMPSTSAEGSVIRTYVEWLLDLPWTEETEDQLNIKRAEKVLDDDHYGLEKVKERVLEYLAVQQMVQKLKGPILCLVGPPGVGKTSLARSIARALGRKFVRISLGGVRDEAEIRGHRRTYVGAMPGRIVQGMKTVGSVNPVFLLDEIDKMAMDFRGDPASALLEVLDPEQNHSFSDHYIELPYDLSKVMFVTTANVAHNIPRPLLDRMEMLYIPGYTEQEKLRIAQGYLFPRQLKEHGLTKDKMQLQEEALLKIIRLYTREAGVRNLERTIAALCRKAAKILVSGDKKRVIVTPKNLATFLGPEKYRYGMAEEEDQIGVATGLAWTEVGGDTLSIEVSVLPGKGKLILTGSLGDVMKESAHAAFSYIRSRSQSLNIDPEFNEKNDIHIHVPQGAIPKDGPSAGITMATALISALTGRSVSREVAMTGEVTLRGRVLPIGGLKEKSLAAHRAGIKTVLFPKENVKDLDDIPESVRNDLRFVPVEHMDTVLEHALTGAKTEAGARGDAEPSQTDEQLVQTNAVHMTIEENEQINEQPN
- the yihA gene encoding ribosome biogenesis GTP-binding protein YihA/YsxC, translated to MKIKAAEIVISAVGPKDYPQGAWPEIALAGRSNVGKSSLINCMLGRRKLARTSATPGKTQTLNFYLINDAFYFVDLPGYGYAKVSKQTKAAWGKMIERYLIERPQLKCVVQVVDFRHPPSKDDIQMYEWLTHFGLPTVVVATKIDKISRSRRQKHVRNITDTLHITGEDPFVLFSSETGEGKETLWQTLTPFIT